In one window of Flavobacterium ginsengisoli DNA:
- a CDS encoding GNAT family N-acetyltransferase — protein MNIRKGNPEDMKSVLGLIQELAIFEKEPDAVVITEEDLVRDGFGEKPLFHVFVAEIENEEKQKEIVGIALYYYRYSTWKGKTIHLEDLIVKENMRGTGLGSALYAEIMKQGRRDNVRRVEWNVLAWNTPAVNFYKNSGARILEDWQVVQMDEAGVNLFLEKL, from the coding sequence ATGAATATTAGAAAAGGAAATCCTGAAGATATGAAATCGGTGTTAGGGCTTATTCAGGAGCTGGCAATATTCGAAAAAGAACCCGATGCGGTTGTCATTACAGAAGAGGATTTAGTGCGCGACGGCTTTGGAGAAAAACCATTATTTCATGTTTTTGTAGCAGAGATCGAAAACGAAGAAAAACAAAAGGAAATTGTTGGAATTGCTTTATATTATTATCGCTATTCGACTTGGAAAGGAAAGACAATTCATCTTGAAGATTTGATTGTAAAAGAAAATATGCGAGGCACTGGTTTAGGTTCTGCTCTTTATGCTGAAATCATGAAACAAGGAAGAAGAGATAATGTAAGAAGAGTGGAATGGAATGTTTTGGCATGGAATACACCAGCAGTTAATTTTTACAAGAATTCTGGCGCAAGAATTCTAGAAGACTGGCAAGTTGTACAAATGGATGAAGCAGGAGTTAATTTGTTCTTAGAAAAATTATAA
- a CDS encoding FAD-dependent oxidoreductase — translation MFDVLIIGGGVSGMSCALVLGSAKNKTFVTDKKIGIFAHQKNSSLQEAIFYNAYGITPGKLGSELLTESTQDLATTYPHITQIPNEKVMKIEGSYPEFTVVTNKNSYKTKNIVVGIGSANTFDIEGLMQFVEPHKKALPEKQRIQLKNEDHKVADGIYVIGTLAGWRSQLAIAAGSGAAVATDILTLWNNGVQTHAHDSIR, via the coding sequence ATGTTTGATGTTTTAATTATTGGCGGAGGAGTATCTGGAATGTCTTGTGCTCTAGTCTTAGGATCCGCAAAAAATAAAACTTTTGTTACTGACAAAAAAATAGGAATTTTTGCTCATCAGAAAAATTCTTCTTTACAAGAGGCAATATTTTACAACGCTTACGGAATTACTCCAGGAAAATTAGGTTCTGAGCTTCTAACTGAAAGTACACAGGATTTAGCAACAACTTACCCACATATTACTCAGATTCCAAATGAGAAAGTAATGAAAATTGAGGGCAGTTATCCTGAATTTACAGTAGTGACCAACAAGAATTCATACAAAACAAAAAATATCGTGGTCGGAATTGGTTCAGCCAATACTTTCGACATTGAAGGTTTAATGCAATTTGTTGAACCTCACAAAAAAGCACTTCCAGAAAAACAACGAATTCAACTAAAAAACGAAGATCATAAAGTTGCTGACGGCATTTATGTAATCGGAACTTTAGCTGGATGGAGAAGTCAATTGGCAATTGCTGCCGGAAGTGGCGCTGCTGTAGCAACAGATATTCTTACTTTATGGAATAACGGCGTGCAGACTCACGCTCACGATAGTATTCGATAA
- a CDS encoding DUF3109 family protein, which yields MFQLGKTIISEDILEKEFVCNLSACKGACCVDGDAGAPLNEAETKILEEIYPKVKPFLRKEGIEAIEAQGTWVKGTDGDLETPLIDNKDCAYVIFDGKTALCGIEQAYNQGVVDWKKPVSCHLYPIRVKDFTEFATVNYDKWDICDDACSLGKELEVPVYKFVKEALIRRFGEDWYLELEKVAEEHKNS from the coding sequence ATGTTTCAGTTAGGTAAAACTATTATTTCAGAGGATATTCTGGAAAAAGAATTTGTGTGCAACTTGTCTGCTTGTAAAGGAGCTTGTTGTGTTGATGGAGATGCGGGGGCGCCTTTGAATGAGGCTGAAACCAAAATATTAGAAGAAATCTATCCAAAAGTGAAACCTTTTTTACGAAAAGAAGGAATTGAAGCAATCGAAGCTCAAGGAACTTGGGTAAAAGGAACTGATGGAGATCTTGAAACTCCGCTTATTGATAATAAGGATTGTGCGTATGTAATTTTTGACGGAAAAACTGCGTTATGCGGAATCGAGCAAGCATATAATCAAGGAGTAGTTGACTGGAAAAAACCTGTTTCTTGTCATTTATACCCAATTCGAGTAAAAGACTTCACAGAATTTGCGACGGTAAATTACGATAAATGGGATATTTGCGATGACGCTTGTTCGTTAGGAAAAGAATTAGAAGTTCCGGTATACAAATTTGTGAAAGAGGCGCTTATTAGACGCTTTGGCGAAGATTGGTATTTGGAACTCGAAAAAGTAGCCGAAGAGCATAAAAATTCATAA
- a CDS encoding TerB family tellurite resistance protein, with product MSFSELFDSEFKQRNKGHFSAIVRVALADGVVYPEEKAFLDKLVARLEITESEYEEILSDPLKYPINPPYSYVQRLERLYDLTRMVHVDHHLEDKQEVLLKKISVALGFTPSNVDYIIAKALSLVDKKVDADTFIYEMQHMHK from the coding sequence ATGTCATTTTCAGAATTATTTGATAGCGAATTCAAGCAAAGAAATAAAGGACACTTTTCTGCTATCGTACGTGTAGCACTAGCAGATGGAGTTGTATATCCAGAAGAAAAAGCCTTTTTAGACAAACTTGTCGCTCGTTTAGAAATTACAGAATCGGAATACGAAGAAATTCTTAGCGATCCTTTGAAATATCCGATCAATCCACCGTATTCTTACGTTCAACGTTTAGAGCGTTTATATGATTTAACAAGAATGGTTCATGTTGATCACCATCTTGAAGATAAACAAGAAGTGCTTCTAAAAAAGATAAGTGTTGCCCTTGGATTTACACCAAGCAACGTAGATTACATTATTGCAAAAGCATTGTCATTGGTTGACAAAAAAGTGGATGCAGATACTTTTATCTATGAAATGCAACATATGCATAAATAA
- a CDS encoding S41 family peptidase produces the protein MKFNSKYLPIVIGATFALGTIAGSLMNAPASDQLLAKNYSKTKLNKLIDFINTEYVDSVNTDSIVNLTVDNILSKLDPHSVYIPPSEQAEVAESMKGDFVGIGINFYMYKDSVAIIKPVENGPSAKAGIKSGDRILFAGKTKLYGRKLPSDSLFSKLKGLQGSEIELTVFRKSEQKKLKFKVKRDIIPIKSVDASLLVGDNVGYIKINRFAETTFNEFKTGLTRLKQKGIQSLVIDLRDNGGGYMEEAIAIADEFLKDKQLIVFTKSKNGSTEKTYATKAGSFETGKVYVLINENSASASEILAGAIQDNDRGTIVGRRSFGKGLVQREMDFNDGSAVRLTVARYYTPTGRSIQKPYKKGNEEYFKESESRIATGELYAKDSIKVADSLKFKTPKGKIVYGGGGIVPDVFVPIEAEHGNENVAYLLQTGIVGHFVFEELDKNRNAFAGDSFAGFLAKMKTSDVYFKKFKNYILMTGLDLKLDKTKALVNRYITAEFARQLYGELYYYDVILKEDAMMKTILAPKK, from the coding sequence ATGAAATTTAATTCGAAATATTTGCCGATCGTAATAGGAGCAACTTTTGCCCTTGGAACAATTGCCGGAAGCCTTATGAATGCTCCTGCAAGCGACCAGCTTTTGGCTAAAAATTACTCTAAAACCAAGCTTAATAAACTTATTGATTTTATCAACACCGAATATGTTGATAGCGTCAATACCGATTCGATTGTAAACCTTACAGTCGATAATATTCTTTCTAAATTAGATCCGCATTCAGTTTATATTCCGCCAAGTGAACAGGCTGAGGTTGCCGAAAGTATGAAAGGAGATTTCGTCGGAATCGGAATCAATTTTTATATGTATAAAGATTCGGTAGCGATTATAAAGCCAGTCGAAAACGGTCCTTCAGCTAAAGCGGGAATAAAATCTGGCGATCGTATTTTATTTGCAGGAAAAACCAAATTATATGGCAGAAAACTGCCTTCTGATAGTTTGTTTTCTAAATTAAAAGGTCTTCAAGGTTCAGAAATTGAATTGACTGTTTTTAGAAAATCAGAACAAAAGAAATTAAAGTTTAAAGTAAAACGAGATATCATTCCGATTAAGAGTGTTGATGCTTCTTTGTTAGTTGGGGATAATGTAGGTTACATCAAAATAAACCGTTTTGCAGAAACTACTTTCAACGAGTTCAAAACAGGTTTAACGAGATTAAAACAAAAAGGAATTCAGTCCCTTGTAATTGACCTTCGCGACAATGGAGGCGGTTATATGGAAGAAGCAATTGCAATTGCAGATGAATTTTTGAAAGACAAACAATTAATCGTTTTTACAAAAAGCAAAAACGGTTCTACCGAAAAAACATACGCCACAAAAGCAGGAAGTTTTGAAACTGGAAAAGTGTATGTTTTAATTAATGAAAATAGTGCTTCTGCAAGCGAAATCTTAGCTGGAGCCATTCAAGATAATGACCGCGGAACAATTGTCGGAAGACGCTCTTTTGGAAAAGGTCTAGTTCAAAGAGAAATGGATTTCAATGACGGATCTGCAGTGCGATTAACTGTAGCGCGTTATTATACTCCGACAGGAAGATCCATTCAGAAGCCATATAAAAAAGGAAACGAAGAATATTTTAAAGAATCTGAATCTAGAATTGCAACTGGCGAATTGTATGCAAAAGATAGCATAAAAGTGGCCGATTCTTTAAAATTTAAAACTCCGAAAGGTAAAATTGTTTACGGTGGTGGCGGAATTGTTCCTGATGTTTTTGTTCCAATCGAAGCAGAGCACGGAAATGAAAATGTTGCTTATTTATTGCAAACAGGAATTGTTGGCCATTTTGTTTTTGAAGAATTAGACAAAAACAGAAATGCTTTTGCAGGAGATAGTTTTGCTGGGTTTTTAGCTAAAATGAAAACTTCAGATGTGTATTTCAAAAAATTCAAGAATTATATCCTGATGACAGGTTTAGATTTGAAATTGGATAAAACGAAAGCGCTTGTGAACCGTTATATTACCGCTGAATTCGCCCGACAGCTGTATGGAGAATTGTATTATTATGATGTAATCTTAAAAGAAGATGCCATGATGAAAACAATTCTAGCTCCAAAGAAATAA
- a CDS encoding aspartate kinase, translating to MRVFKFGGASVKDADGIKNVYDVLQKVGYEDVILVVSAMGKTTNALEVVIKNYFEKSTELNASVQEIKKYHNQILLDLFEDENHSVFNAVNAQFAELEYFLAHNKSPNYNFVYDQVVSFGELISTNILSHYMNFRGIQTQWLDVRNFIKTNANYRDAEVDWETTQQNISKNVPRKQLNITQGFLGADENNFTTTLGREGSDYTAGIFAYCLNAESVTIWKDVPGVMNADPRYFENASLLNQISYREAIELAFYGATVIHPKTLQPLQKKEIPLYVKSFINPLLKGTCVSKGVDLEPQYPCFIVKREQLLISLSSIDFSFIMEENISEIFGLFHEFKIKVNLIQNSAISFSVCVEDKFGNFPELNAILSKKFKVEYSENVTLYTIRHFTEEAAQTVEANKEVLLKQVSRETMQIVTKELN from the coding sequence ATGAGAGTATTTAAATTTGGTGGTGCATCGGTAAAAGATGCAGATGGAATTAAAAACGTATATGACGTTTTACAGAAAGTAGGTTATGAAGATGTGATTCTTGTAGTTTCAGCTATGGGAAAAACAACAAATGCTCTTGAAGTTGTAATCAAGAATTACTTTGAAAAATCGACAGAATTAAATGCTTCTGTACAAGAAATAAAAAAATACCACAATCAAATCTTATTAGATTTGTTTGAAGATGAAAATCATTCCGTTTTCAATGCTGTAAATGCACAGTTTGCTGAGTTGGAATACTTTTTAGCTCATAATAAATCTCCAAATTACAACTTTGTTTACGATCAAGTGGTAAGTTTTGGTGAATTGATTTCGACTAATATCTTAAGCCATTATATGAATTTCAGAGGAATTCAGACGCAATGGCTTGATGTTCGTAATTTCATTAAAACCAATGCCAACTACAGAGATGCAGAGGTTGATTGGGAAACTACGCAACAAAACATCAGTAAAAATGTACCTAGAAAACAATTAAATATTACACAAGGTTTCTTAGGTGCTGATGAAAATAATTTCACAACGACTCTTGGCCGTGAAGGTTCTGATTATACTGCTGGAATTTTTGCTTACTGCTTAAATGCAGAAAGTGTAACAATCTGGAAAGACGTTCCTGGAGTTATGAATGCCGATCCGCGTTATTTTGAAAATGCAAGTTTGTTAAACCAGATTTCATACCGCGAAGCAATCGAATTAGCTTTTTACGGAGCAACGGTTATTCACCCAAAAACATTACAGCCCTTACAGAAAAAAGAAATTCCGTTATACGTAAAATCTTTTATCAACCCGTTATTAAAAGGAACTTGTGTTTCTAAAGGAGTTGATTTGGAACCGCAATATCCATGTTTTATCGTAAAAAGAGAACAGCTTTTAATTTCTCTTTCATCAATTGATTTCTCTTTCATTATGGAAGAAAACATCAGTGAGATTTTTGGTCTATTCCACGAATTTAAAATCAAAGTAAACTTAATCCAGAACTCTGCAATTAGTTTCTCTGTTTGCGTGGAAGATAAATTTGGAAATTTCCCAGAACTGAATGCTATTCTTTCTAAAAAATTCAAAGTAGAATACAGCGAAAATGTAACTTTATATACAATCCGTCACTTTACAGAAGAGGCTGCGCAAACTGTTGAAGCTAACAAAGAGGTTTTATTGAAACAAGTTAGCCGCGAAACAATGCAAATTGTGACTAAAGAATTAAACTAA
- the fbp gene encoding class 1 fructose-bisphosphatase, whose amino-acid sequence MRTKKHFSIRRENSRELSTLFDWQAKVVNHKVNQAGLVDIVGAAGEQNIQGEDQQKLDVYANEVFIQTLINREIVCGIASEENDDFITVQGSDNSHNNKYVILMDPLDGSSNIDVNVSVGTIFSVFRRVTPIGTPVTSEDFLQPGINQVAAGYVIYGTSTMLVYTTGHGVNGFTLNPAIGTFYLSHPNMKFPENGNIYSVNEGNYVHFPQGVKNYIKYCQREEGDRPYTSRYIGSLVADFHRNMIKGGVYIYPTSSKAPKGKLRLLYECNPMAFLAEQAGGKATDGFGRILEIQPTELHQRVPFFCGSYNMVEKAEEFMAEAN is encoded by the coding sequence TTGAGAACCAAAAAGCATTTCAGTATTCGTCGGGAGAACTCTCGCGAATTATCAACTCTATTCGATTGGCAAGCAAAAGTTGTCAACCATAAAGTAAACCAAGCGGGTTTAGTAGATATTGTGGGAGCCGCAGGCGAACAGAATATTCAAGGAGAAGACCAGCAAAAATTAGATGTCTATGCAAACGAAGTATTTATCCAGACGTTAATAAACCGTGAGATTGTCTGTGGTATTGCTTCTGAAGAAAACGACGATTTTATTACTGTTCAGGGGAGCGACAACAGTCATAATAATAAGTACGTGATCTTAATGGATCCGCTTGACGGATCTTCAAACATTGATGTAAATGTTTCTGTAGGAACTATCTTTTCTGTTTTCAGAAGAGTAACTCCAATAGGAACTCCGGTAACTAGCGAGGATTTTTTACAACCGGGAATCAATCAAGTTGCAGCAGGCTATGTAATTTATGGAACTTCAACGATGTTGGTTTATACTACTGGACATGGCGTGAATGGTTTTACGTTAAATCCAGCGATAGGTACATTTTATCTTTCGCACCCAAACATGAAATTTCCAGAAAACGGAAATATCTATTCGGTAAACGAAGGAAATTATGTTCATTTTCCGCAGGGAGTAAAAAATTATATTAAATACTGCCAGCGCGAAGAAGGAGATAGACCTTATACTTCAAGGTATATAGGAAGTTTGGTAGCCGATTTTCATCGAAATATGATAAAAGGCGGAGTTTATATTTATCCGACAAGTTCAAAAGCGCCAAAAGGAAAATTACGTTTGTTGTACGAATGTAATCCGATGGCATTTTTAGCAGAACAGGCGGGAGGAAAAGCAACAGATGGTTTTGGAAGAATTTTAGAAATTCAACCAACCGAATTGCATCAAAGAGTTCCTTTCTTCTGCGGAAGCTATAATATGGTAGAAAAAGCCGAGGAATTTATGGCTGAAGCGAATTAA
- a CDS encoding ribonucleotide-diphosphate reductase subunit beta, giving the protein MSQVEPILQENKNRFVIFPIKHHDIWEWYKKMEASFWTAEEIDLHQDLTDWNNKLNDDERYFIKHILAFFAASDGIVNENLAENFVNEVQYAEAKFFYGFQIMMENIHSETYSLLIDTYVKDEAEKTELFNALEVFPAIAKKGEWALKWIESDSFAERLIAFAAVEGIFFSGAFCSIYWLKKRGLMPGLTFSNELISRDEGVHCDFAVHLHNHHLVNKVPKERIKEIIVDALDIERQFVTESLPVSLIGMNATLMTQYLEFVADRLLVELGCERVYGSANPFDFMDMISLQGKTNFFEKRVAEYQKSGVMNNDSDAQKISFDADF; this is encoded by the coding sequence ATGTCTCAAGTAGAACCAATCTTACAAGAAAATAAAAATCGTTTCGTTATTTTTCCTATCAAACATCATGATATTTGGGAATGGTATAAAAAAATGGAAGCTAGTTTCTGGACTGCTGAAGAAATCGATTTGCACCAAGACTTGACAGATTGGAATAATAAACTTAATGACGACGAAAGATATTTCATTAAGCATATTTTGGCATTCTTTGCGGCTTCTGACGGAATCGTAAACGAAAATCTTGCTGAGAACTTTGTAAACGAAGTTCAATATGCTGAAGCTAAATTTTTCTATGGTTTCCAGATTATGATGGAAAACATTCATAGTGAAACATATTCTTTGTTAATTGACACATACGTTAAAGACGAAGCAGAAAAAACAGAATTGTTTAATGCTTTGGAAGTATTCCCAGCTATTGCAAAAAAAGGAGAATGGGCTTTAAAATGGATCGAGTCAGATTCATTTGCTGAAAGGCTTATTGCTTTTGCTGCAGTTGAAGGAATCTTTTTCTCAGGTGCTTTCTGTTCAATTTATTGGTTGAAAAAACGTGGTTTAATGCCAGGTTTAACTTTCTCTAATGAATTGATTTCTCGTGACGAAGGTGTACACTGTGATTTTGCAGTTCACTTGCATAATCACCATTTAGTAAACAAAGTCCCAAAAGAAAGAATTAAAGAAATTATCGTTGATGCTTTAGATATCGAAAGACAATTTGTTACAGAATCTCTTCCGGTAAGTTTAATTGGTATGAACGCTACTTTAATGACGCAATATTTAGAATTTGTTGCTGATAGATTATTAGTAGAATTAGGCTGCGAGCGTGTTTATGGATCAGCGAATCCGTTTGATTTCATGGACATGATTTCTCTTCAAGGAAAAACTAATTTCTTTGAAAAACGTGTTGCAGAGTATCAAAAGTCAGGTGTGATGAACAATGACAGCGATGCTCAAAAAATTTCATTCGATGCAGATTTTTAG
- a CDS encoding nuclear transport factor 2 family protein, whose amino-acid sequence MKIETVVNAEIELLTAIKKSDVLALDTILHDDLLFNMPDGQTITKDFDLQTYRSGKIKIDSLEGSDQIVNIIGDSAVVTVTVALNGSYDGNPINGVFKYIRVWKKTGKNLKVIAGSCVQLA is encoded by the coding sequence ATGAAAATAGAAACCGTTGTTAATGCAGAAATCGAACTTCTAACTGCCATTAAAAAATCGGATGTTTTGGCTTTGGATACAATTCTTCATGATGATTTATTGTTCAATATGCCAGACGGACAAACCATCACTAAAGATTTCGATTTACAGACCTACCGTTCTGGAAAGATTAAAATTGATTCTTTGGAAGGTTCTGATCAAATCGTTAATATAATTGGAGATTCGGCAGTCGTTACTGTTACAGTCGCATTAAATGGGTCTTATGATGGTAATCCGATTAACGGAGTTTTCAAATACATAAGGGTTTGGAAAAAAACAGGAAAAAATCTAAAGGTTATTGCGGGAAGCTGCGTCCAGCTGGCATAA